In Carettochelys insculpta isolate YL-2023 chromosome 25, ASM3395843v1, whole genome shotgun sequence, one DNA window encodes the following:
- the STT3A gene encoding dolichyl-diphosphooligosaccharide--protein glycosyltransferase subunit STT3A, giving the protein MTKLGFLRLSYEKQDTLLKLLILSMAAVLSFSTRLFSVLRFESVIHEFDPYFNYRTTRFLAEEGFYKFHNWFDDRAWYPLGRIIGGTIYPGLMITSAAIYHILHFFHITIDIRNVCVFLAPLFSSFTTIVTYHLTKELKDAGAGLLAAAMIAVVPGYISRSVAGSYDNEGIAIFCMLLTYYMWIKAVKTGSIYWAAMCALAYFYMVSSWGGYVFLINLIPLHVLVLMLTGRFSHRIYVAYCTVYCLGTILSMQISFVGFQPVLSSEHMAALGVFGLCQIHAFVDYLRSKLNPQQFEILFRSVISLVGFVLLTIGAVLMLTGKISPWTGRFYSLLDPSYAKNNIPIIASVSEHQPTTWSSYYFDLQLLVFMFPVGLYYCFSNLSDARIFIIMYGVTSMYFSAVMVRLMLVLAPVMCILSGIGVSQVLSTYMKNLDISRPDKKTKKQQDSTYPIKNEVASGMILVMAFFLITYTFHSTWVTSEAYSSPSIVLSARGGDGSRIIFDDFREAYYWLRHNTPEDAKVMSWWDYGYQITAMANRTILVDNNTWNNTHISRVGQAMASTEEKAYEIMRELDVSYVLVIFGGLTGYSSDDINKFLWMVRIGGSTDTGKHIKEHDYYTPTGEFRVDREGSPVLLNCLMYKMCYYRFGQVYTEAKRPPGYDRVRNAEIGNKDFELDVLEEAYTTEHWLVRIYKVKDLDNRGLSRT; this is encoded by the exons ATGACCAAGTTAGGGTTTCTCCGCCTGTCCTATGAAAAACAGGACACACTGCTCAAACTTCTCATCCTATCAATGGCAGCTGTGCTAT CTTTCTCCACTAGACTCTTCTCTGTGTTAAGATTTGAAAGTGTCATCCATGAATTTGACCC GTATTTTAACTACCGCACAACGCGCTTCCTGGCGGAGGAAGGCTTCTATAAATTCCACAACTGGTTTGATGACAGAGCCTGGTACCCTTTGGGGAGGATCATTGGTGGAACCATTTACCCAG GTTTAATGATCACATCAGCAGCAATCTACCATATTCTGCACTTCTTCCACATTACCATTGACATCCGAAATGTTTGTGTGTTCCTGgcccctctcttctcttccttcacCACTATAGTAACTTACCACCTCACCAAAGAACTTAAG GATGCAGGGGCAggtctcctggctgctgctatgATTGCCGTGGTGCCTGGTTATATCTCTCGTTCTGTGGCTGGCTCCTATGACAATGAAG GTATTGCAATATTCTGTATGTTGCTAACTTACTACATGTGGATCAAAGCAGTGAAGACTGGTTCCATCTACTGGGCAGCCATGTGTGCCCTTGCCTACTTCTACATG GTCTCTTCATGGGGTGGCTATGTGTTTCTGATTAACCTTATCCCCCTGCACGTCCTTGTGCTGATGTTGACAGGACGCTTCTCCCACAGGATCTATGTAGCCTACTGCACCGTATACTGCTTAGGAACCATCTTATCTATGCAGATTTCCTTTGTTGGCTTCCAG CCTGTCCTGTCATCTGAACACATGGCTGCCTTGGGGGTCTTTGGACTGTGTCAGATCCATGCCTTTGTGGACTACCTGCGTAGCAAGCTAAACCCCCAACAATTTGAAATTCTCTTCCGGAGCGTGATCTCCCTGGTTGGATTTGTCCTTCTCACAATAGGAGCCGTGCTGATGCTGACAG GAAAAATCTCTCCTTGGACTGGCCGTTTCTACTCTCTACTGGATCCTTCCTATGCAAAGAATAACATTCCCATCATTGCTTCAGTCTCTGAGCATCAGCCCACCACTTGGTCCTCCTATTACTTTGACCTGCAGCTTCTTGTTTTCATGTTCCCAG TTGGTCTGTATTACTGTTTCAGTAATCTGTCGGATGCCCGAATTTTTATCATCATGTATGGTGTGACCAGCATGTATTTCTCTGCTGTCATG GTGCGTCTCATGCTGGTCTTGGCTCCAGTTATGTGCATTCTGTCTGGCATTGGGGTTTCTCAGGTGCTCTCCACTTACATGAAGAACCTGGATATCAGCCGACCAGacaagaaaaccaaaaagcaacaGGACTCCACCTACCCTATTAAAAACGAA GTTGCCAGTGGCATGATCCTGGTCATGGCTTTTTTCTTGATCACCTACACTTTTCATTCAACTTGGGTAACCAGTGAAGCCTACTCCTCACCTTCCATAGTGCTATCTGCTCGTGGGGGGGATGGCAGCAGGATCATCTTTGATGACTTCAGAGAGGCATATTACTGGCTGCGTCACAATACGCCGGAG GATGCAAAAGTTATGTCTTGGTGGGACTATGGGTATCAGATAACAGCCATGGCAAATCGGACAATTCTTGTGGACAACAATACCTGGAACAACACACACATCTCCCGAGTTGGTCAG GCAATGGCATCCACCGAAGAGAAGGCGTATGAGATTATGAGGGAGCTGGATGTCAGTTATGTGCTGGTAATATTTGGAGGCCTCACTGGATATTCCTCAGATG ATATCAACAAGTTCTTGTGGATGGTACGAATTGGTGGAAGCACAGACACCGGGAAACACATAAAGGAGCATGATTACTACACACCAACTGGAGAGTTCCGTGTGGATAGGGAGGGTTCTCCAGTGTTGCTCAACTGCCTTATGTATAAGATGTGCTACTACCGttttgggcaggtctacacagaaGCCA agcgcCCCCCAGGTTATGACAGAGTGAGAAACGCTGAGATTGGAAACAAAGACTTTGAGCTTGATGTGCTGGAGGAGGCCTATACTACAGAGCACTGGCTAGTCCGAATATATAAA GTAAAGGACTTGGATAATCGTGGATTGTCAAGAACATAG